The Bos indicus x Bos taurus breed Angus x Brahman F1 hybrid chromosome 11, Bos_hybrid_MaternalHap_v2.0, whole genome shotgun sequence genome includes a region encoding these proteins:
- the INPP5E gene encoding 72 kDa inositol polyphosphate 5-phosphatase encodes MPSKLVSLGHSETASQQPTAQGCLCPEGSMLKGLLPNSDEEPVPCLGSPAAGGRQGPERSPELPLDTPEQVSNEDPRAQARPFTPKPPPPRPRLERALSLDEKGWRKRRFRTSREDLTVRNGASPSGGSLQDEAPGTPARSGSPPCLSASLQEIPTARRAPGSGGPSSWGNCLSGMISTSLDLLHREGASAGSTPRLASLLSPRPLPAMARNMASEGLRTANKVDPDHADYKLRLQARLFRAHSSLGPGRPPSPLAYDDCSLHSSRSTFSLLAPIRAKDVRSRSYLEGSLLATGALMGADELARYFPDRSVALFVATWNMQGQKELPPNLDELLLPAEADLAQDLYVVGVQEGCSDRREWEARLQETLGPHYVMLYSAAHGALYMAVLIRRDLIWFCSEVESSTVTTRIVSQIKTKGALGVSFTFFGTSLLFITSHFTSGDGKVGERLVDYCKTVQGLALPKNVPDTSPYRSDAADVTTRFDEVFWFGDFNFRLSGGRAAVEAILKQDLSSSVQALLQHDQLTREMQRGSIFKGFQEPDIHFLPSYKFDVGKDSYDTTSKQRTPSYTDRILYRSRHQGDICPVKYSSCPGVRTSDHRPVYGLFRVKVRPGRDNIPLAAGKFDRDLYLLGIKRRISREIQRQQALKSQHASAICTVS; translated from the exons ATGCCATCCAAGTTGGTGAGCTTGGGGCATTCAGAGACCGCCTCCCAGCAGCCCACTGCCCAGGGGTGTCTGTGTCCTGAAGGCAGCATGCTCAAGGGACTGCTTCCGAACAGTGATGAAGAGCCTgtcccctgcctggggtccccgGCTGCTGGCGGCCGTCAGGGACCCGAGAGGAGCCCAGAGCTCCCCCTGGATACCCCAGAGCAAGTCAGCAACGAGGACCCACGGGCCCAAGCGAGACCCTTCACCCCAAAGCCGCCGCCCCCGAGGCCCAGGCTGGAGCGGGCGCTGTCCCTGGATGAGAAGGGCTGGAGAAAGAGGCGTTTTCGAACCAGCCGCGAGGACCTGACTGTGCGGAATGGGGCCAGCCCCTCGGGGGGCTCCCTACAGGACGAGGCCCCCGGGACCCCCGCCCGCAGTGGCTCCCCGCCCTGCCTGAGCGCCTCCCTGCAGGAGATCCCCACAGCTCGCAGGGCCCCGGGCAGCGGGGGGCCCTCCTCATGGGGAAACTGTCTTTCTGGGATGATCAGCACATCCCTGGACTTGCTGCACCGGGAAGGGGCCTCGGCCGGGAGCACCCCTCGGCTGGCCAGCCTGCTTTCCCCGCGCCCGCTGCCCGCCATGGCCCGCAACATGGCCTCCGAAGGCCTGCGGACGGCGAACAAGGTGGACCCAGATCACGCCGACTACAAGCTCCGGCTGCAGGCCAGGCTGTTCCGGGCGCACAGCAGCCTGGGTCCCGGCCGGCCCCCAAGCCCCCTGGCCTACGATGACTGCTCCCTTCACTCGTCCAGGTCCACCTTCAGCCTCCTGGCGCCCATCCGTGCCAAGGACGTCCGGAGCAG GAGCTACCTGGAGGGGAGCCTGCTGGCAACTGGGGCCCTGATGGGGGCAGATGAGCTGGCCCGTTACTTCCCGGACCGGAGCGTGGCCCTGTTCGTGGCCACGTGGAACATGCAGGGCCAGAAG GAGCTGCCCCCGAACCTGGACGAGCTCCTGCTGCCGGCCGAGGCTGACCTGGCCCAGGACCTGTATGTTGTGGGCGTCCAGGAGGGCTGCTCCGACAG gCGGGAGTGGGAGGCGCGGCTACAGGAGACGCTGGGCCCGCATTACGTCATGCTGTACTCGGCAGCCCACGGCGCGCTCTACATGGCTGTGCTCATCCGCAGGGACCTCATCTGGTTCTGCTCAG AGGTGGAGAGCTCCACGGTGACCACCCGCATCGTGTCCCAGATCAAGACCAAGGGGGCCCTGGGCGTCAGCTTCACCTTCTTCGGCACCTCCCTGCTCTTCATCACGTCCCACTTCACCT CCGGAGACGGGAAGGTGGGCGAGCGGCTGGTGGACTACTGCAAGACTGTGCAGGGCCTGGCCCTGCCCAAGAACGTGCCGGACACGAGCCCCTACCGCTCCGACGCTG CGGACGTCACCACCCGCTTCGACGAGGTCTTCTGGTTCGGGGACTTCAACTTCCGCCTGAGCGGGGGGCGGGCGGCCGTGGAGGCCATCCTGAAGCAGGACCTCAGCTCCAGCGTGCAGGCCCTGCTGCAGCACGACCAGCTCACCCGCGAGATGCAGAGAG GGTCCATCTTCAAGGGCTTCCAGGAGCCGGACATCCACTTCCTGCCGTCATACAAGTTCGACGTCGGGAAGGACTCGTATGACACCACCTCCAAGCAGAGGACCCCATCCTACACG GACCGCATCCTATACAGGAGCCGCCACCAGGGTGACATCTGCCCCGTCAAGTACTCCTCCTGCCCTGGCGTCAGGACGTCCGACCACCGCCCCGTGTACGGCCTGTTCCGGGTCAAAGTGAGGCCAGGGAGAGACAA CATCCCACTTGCCGCTGGCAAGTTCGACCGGGACCTGTACCTGCTGGGAATCAAGAGGCGCATCTCCAGAGAGATCCAGAGGCAGCAGGCACTCAAGAGCCAGCACGCCAGCGCCATCTGCACCGTCTCCTGA